The following proteins are co-located in the Heliorestis convoluta genome:
- a CDS encoding SAF domain-containing protein yields MQKQKVVRIVLATVVAFVSWYFALTAEGFKDVEIRHSVVVAVKPVQAGAVINNSMVTVIDIPQSLRVTDSVKSLDQVVGKVSTIPMAANEVVRESRLESGPIVSSEYRIMRLGVSMITSGTTIKPGDEVDILAVSDNETEVILPGAKIRFVYDKDGKTLYNLDGTKSKEAATIPSFIEIYVPNVYTALKIRQAIKNGWDLSVVGYGISAIVNDEREENEQVMDAETEIVENLI; encoded by the coding sequence TTGCAAAAACAAAAGGTCGTAAGGATAGTTCTTGCCACTGTGGTAGCTTTTGTAAGTTGGTATTTTGCTCTGACAGCAGAAGGTTTTAAAGACGTTGAAATTCGGCATTCTGTTGTCGTTGCAGTGAAACCTGTTCAGGCAGGAGCGGTGATCAATAATTCAATGGTTACAGTCATAGATATTCCTCAAAGTTTACGGGTAACCGATTCAGTGAAAAGTTTAGATCAGGTTGTTGGAAAGGTTAGTACAATCCCTATGGCTGCTAATGAAGTCGTAAGAGAATCACGACTAGAATCAGGACCCATCGTTTCATCAGAATACAGGATTATGCGACTTGGTGTTTCCATGATCACTTCAGGTACGACCATTAAGCCGGGAGATGAAGTAGACATCTTAGCCGTTTCTGATAACGAAACAGAAGTTATTCTGCCTGGTGCAAAAATTCGATTCGTTTATGACAAAGATGGCAAGACACTTTATAACCTTGATGGTACCAAAAGTAAGGAAGCAGCCACTATACCTTCGTTCATCGAAATCTATGTACCGAATGTTTACACTGCCTTGAAAATTCGTCAGGCGATTAAAAATGGTTGGGATTTAAGCGTAGTTGGATATGGCATTTCAGCAATTGTCAATGATGAAAGAGAAGAGAATGAACAAGTCATGGATGCAGAAACAGAAATTGTCGAAAATCTAATTTAG
- a CDS encoding recombinase family protein encodes MDKQKFELVDPKRNYKNIEEMPHSKDTLNQKGIAIGGYVRVSTQKEGQKSSVENQQKYLTEWADVHGYRLLKMYIDTKSGEYISYRNELQEMIQDIRAGKIRGIVTKEIARSSRDVMDILELKRTLSDYGGFMISIRENYDSRTDDDEFLLVIHAAMAQKERKTTSSRIKVTQILKAKEGKGNIKPPFGYRYSETEKGKYEPDPVTGPIYKEIISQFLSGQGRDKIARWLNSKGIKTSRGGIWRESAIKVLLENPAYLGFMVYNTTTLLRTATGQRKRVRRPMEEWVIVEDAHPALITQEEWDKVHEIMLSRRKIDNRRRISFERKYLLSTLLRCGICKGNMYGVENRSKHKRKSKNGEEVTYYYYRYVCQGRNGRCDAKVKVYEMERVDKEVFKQIKAKVIMLTNPSEVVQYVQSRKDIFTDGLEKERRKREELQVRINKNEKAIKRQQEAYEAEVIELEEYRIRVTELRKEKDDLLLTLDTLNRKLAEVDSAHETILKLAELMVAYVSTLDDLSQERKHELLRLMVQEVYLYPDYKIEIKWSFEP; translated from the coding sequence TTGGATAAACAAAAGTTTGAATTAGTTGATCCAAAACGTAATTACAAAAACATAGAGGAAATGCCACATTCCAAAGACACCTTAAATCAAAAAGGTATCGCTATTGGAGGTTATGTTCGTGTTTCTACGCAAAAAGAAGGTCAAAAGTCTAGTGTAGAGAATCAACAGAAGTACTTAACAGAATGGGCAGATGTTCATGGTTATCGATTGTTAAAAATGTATATTGATACAAAAAGTGGAGAATACATCAGCTATCGAAACGAACTACAGGAAATGATACAAGATATCCGAGCAGGAAAGATCCGAGGTATTGTAACTAAAGAAATAGCTCGCTCTTCTCGGGATGTAATGGACATTTTAGAGCTTAAGCGAACTTTATCCGATTATGGTGGCTTTATGATTAGCATACGTGAAAACTACGATAGCCGAACCGATGACGATGAATTTTTGCTGGTTATTCATGCGGCTATGGCACAAAAAGAACGAAAAACTACAAGTTCTCGAATTAAAGTAACGCAAATATTAAAAGCTAAGGAAGGTAAAGGAAATATTAAGCCACCTTTTGGCTATAGATACAGCGAAACAGAAAAAGGAAAGTACGAGCCAGATCCAGTTACAGGACCAATCTATAAAGAAATAATATCTCAGTTTCTTTCCGGTCAAGGAAGAGACAAAATAGCTCGTTGGTTAAACAGTAAAGGAATAAAAACTTCAAGGGGCGGTATTTGGAGAGAGAGTGCTATAAAAGTCTTATTAGAAAATCCTGCATACCTAGGATTTATGGTTTATAATACAACGACTCTGCTTCGAACTGCTACGGGTCAAAGAAAACGTGTTCGTCGCCCTATGGAAGAGTGGGTAATAGTAGAAGATGCACACCCTGCTTTAATTACTCAAGAGGAATGGGATAAAGTACACGAGATTATGCTTTCAAGACGAAAAATAGATAATCGACGTCGAATCAGTTTTGAGCGAAAATACCTTCTAAGTACTCTGTTGCGGTGTGGAATTTGTAAAGGAAATATGTATGGCGTAGAAAACAGGTCAAAGCACAAGAGAAAAAGTAAAAACGGAGAAGAAGTTACTTACTACTATTATCGATATGTCTGCCAAGGCCGTAATGGTCGGTGCGATGCCAAAGTAAAAGTCTATGAAATGGAGCGTGTGGATAAAGAAGTTTTCAAACAAATCAAAGCAAAGGTTATTATGTTAACGAATCCTAGTGAAGTAGTTCAATACGTTCAGTCTAGAAAGGATATCTTCACCGATGGATTAGAGAAAGAGCGTCGCAAAAGAGAAGAACTACAAGTTCGAATTAATAAAAATGAAAAAGCTATAAAACGTCAGCAAGAAGCTTACGAAGCCGAGGTAATTGAATTAGAAGAATATCGAATTAGAGTGACCGAGTTGCGTAAGGAAAAAGATGATTTGTTGTTGACGTTAGATACATTAAATAGAAAATTAGCAGAAGTAGACTCAGCCCACGAAACAATACTAAAACTAGCCGAACTAATGGTTGCTTATGTATCTACACTGGACGATTTGAGTCAAGAGAGAAAGCATGAACTTCTTCGTCTGATGGTGCAAGAAGTCTACCTTTATCCTGATTATAAGATAGAAATTAAGTGGTCTTTTGAGCCGTAA
- a CDS encoding AAA family ATPase → MLLATGVKQIDNVVSLFTGLETVWVGYRESVVLMAKKESVNLVILSAFLPGSEKIECIITSLRLEEIRVILLAGSIAYDAPLVTEAIRCGVYDVLYNPITPSKLKQAIESPATYRDAMLRLEKETDITVKDGGDRDRNDNRKKEICLSDFQEQSKASSKKKEMSESPSEKEEVDSDNYALRTLKGTTLAKEVIVITSPKGGTGKTVMAVNLAAVIYKITKQRVALIDLDLPWGNVAAQLQLSFNEDFFLLESLPEVIRENVLLELMQKHSSGIYVLANLTTGLSDEQFIDSNGIKKILFNLPRFFDYVVVDTGSNLQIHTIEAIRYATKIICLNGFDTATLHNTRKWLTQLKARELIGDFNDVGQVFNRITGKEGIDISDAEDFLQSKAYGAVHWKPDIQRIINQGKIPALVDSSFGDEIERIARKLCTQVEMSNGILDRLKKLVSR, encoded by the coding sequence GTGCTTCTGGCAACGGGAGTCAAGCAAATAGATAATGTCGTTTCTCTTTTCACTGGCTTAGAGACGGTTTGGGTTGGCTATAGGGAGAGCGTAGTATTAATGGCTAAGAAAGAGAGCGTTAACCTCGTAATACTATCAGCGTTTTTGCCAGGTAGCGAAAAGATTGAGTGTATCATTACATCCCTTAGACTTGAAGAAATTCGAGTTATTTTACTGGCAGGATCGATTGCTTATGATGCTCCTTTAGTCACAGAGGCCATTCGGTGCGGTGTTTATGATGTCCTTTATAACCCAATAACACCAAGTAAACTTAAACAAGCAATCGAGTCTCCAGCTACCTATCGAGATGCTATGTTGCGGCTAGAGAAAGAAACAGACATTACCGTGAAAGATGGTGGTGATAGAGACAGAAATGACAATAGAAAAAAAGAAATATGCTTGAGCGATTTCCAAGAGCAGAGTAAAGCTTCTAGTAAGAAAAAAGAGATGAGTGAATCGCCCAGTGAAAAAGAAGAGGTCGATTCAGACAATTATGCTCTAAGAACATTAAAGGGTACTACTCTAGCAAAAGAAGTCATTGTTATCACCAGTCCAAAAGGAGGTACAGGTAAAACGGTAATGGCTGTCAATCTAGCTGCTGTAATCTATAAGATTACAAAACAACGTGTAGCACTTATTGACTTAGATCTACCCTGGGGCAATGTAGCGGCTCAACTACAGCTTTCTTTTAATGAGGACTTTTTTCTTTTGGAGTCATTGCCAGAAGTAATCCGAGAAAATGTTCTTTTGGAATTAATGCAAAAACACTCAAGTGGAATATATGTTCTCGCTAATCTTACAACAGGATTATCAGATGAGCAGTTCATAGATTCTAACGGGATAAAGAAGATTCTTTTTAACCTACCAAGGTTTTTTGATTATGTAGTCGTTGATACCGGATCAAATTTGCAGATACATACAATAGAGGCTATTCGTTATGCTACGAAGATCATTTGTTTGAATGGCTTCGATACGGCCACTTTACACAATACTAGGAAATGGTTAACTCAATTAAAAGCGAGAGAGTTAATCGGTGACTTTAATGATGTTGGGCAAGTCTTTAATCGAATTACAGGCAAGGAAGGGATTGATATTTCCGATGCCGAGGATTTCCTTCAGTCAAAAGCATATGGAGCAGTTCATTGGAAACCAGATATACAGAGGATAATCAACCAGGGCAAAATACCAGCTCTGGTTGATTCTTCTTTTGGCGATGAAATTGAAAGAATTGCTAGGAAGCTTTGCACGCAAGTTGAGATGTCAAATGGTATCTTAGACAGACTGAAAAAGTTAGTGTCACGGTAG
- a CDS encoding ATPase, T2SS/T4P/T4SS family — MALVSLKEKVSVGYSQYLDLSSWGHQREEIVSQVVARVSSEHSRMFKDIFAGNIEPKAALPFVEKAIKDLSVKTNLPFSYEVIQADAYKRLFGYGPVHDLLEEVSVTDIFLNKPNEIIKRVRGRDDIKTNITFSPKEYENFIRSVVTRLGGKIDPVNNLQDLKDGVNRLRISVGWTPLAEYPWMSIRKHPEEHFSLKQLEESAMFPEKLGEMLRMFFSNPFNILISGPTGSGKTTLFTAGVNECVPKSERVMICESEREAGINRENCLQLQEKRIVDENGKPLQGHTEISDLIRTGMRSAVKRIYLGEMRGKEALSLIRAFGSGHDGGAATLHARNIQSALHQAAFMSLYAQTPLTYDQILLMIVDTVDIAIHLENFRVIEVAEIAGLKDHEVLINYLYKFDINEKTGEPIHHYFEPSSEFARKLRLRKFVRKGGEG, encoded by the coding sequence TTGGCGCTGGTATCACTGAAGGAAAAAGTAAGCGTGGGTTATTCTCAGTATTTAGATCTTTCTAGCTGGGGTCATCAGAGAGAAGAAATTGTCTCTCAAGTAGTAGCACGAGTTTCATCAGAACATAGTCGTATGTTCAAAGACATTTTTGCTGGAAATATTGAACCCAAAGCTGCTCTTCCCTTTGTTGAAAAAGCAATAAAAGACTTGTCAGTAAAAACCAACTTGCCTTTTTCGTACGAAGTTATTCAGGCAGATGCCTATAAGCGTCTTTTTGGTTATGGTCCTGTCCATGATCTTCTTGAAGAAGTTAGTGTTACGGATATTTTTCTGAACAAGCCCAACGAGATAATAAAGCGTGTCCGCGGTCGAGATGATATTAAGACCAACATTACTTTTTCACCGAAAGAATATGAGAACTTTATACGGTCTGTTGTTACCAGACTAGGTGGTAAAATTGATCCAGTTAACAACCTTCAAGACTTAAAAGATGGAGTCAATCGACTTCGCATTAGTGTAGGGTGGACTCCCTTAGCAGAATATCCTTGGATGAGCATTCGTAAACACCCTGAAGAACACTTTAGCTTGAAGCAGTTAGAAGAATCAGCTATGTTTCCTGAAAAACTAGGTGAGATGCTTCGCATGTTTTTTAGCAATCCATTCAATATCCTTATTTCAGGGCCAACAGGATCAGGGAAAACAACGCTTTTTACAGCAGGCGTGAATGAATGCGTTCCCAAAAGTGAGCGAGTTATGATCTGCGAATCAGAACGAGAAGCAGGGATTAATAGAGAAAACTGCTTACAGCTACAAGAAAAACGTATTGTTGATGAAAACGGAAAGCCCTTACAGGGGCATACTGAAATCAGTGACTTAATTCGAACTGGAATGCGTTCTGCCGTAAAACGTATCTATTTAGGTGAGATGCGAGGAAAAGAAGCTTTAAGTCTTATTCGCGCTTTCGGGAGCGGTCACGATGGTGGAGCTGCTACGTTACATGCTCGGAACATTCAATCAGCTTTACACCAGGCGGCATTTATGTCGTTGTATGCTCAAACGCCACTTACATATGATCAGATTCTATTAATGATTGTAGATACCGTAGATATAGCCATACATCTTGAAAATTTCAGAGTTATTGAAGTTGCTGAAATCGCAGGGCTTAAAGACCATGAGGTGTTGATTAACTATCTCTATAAGTTTGATATTAATGAAAAGACTGGTGAACCAATTCATCACTATTTCGAACCTTCTTCGGAATTCGCTAGAAAGCTACGATTGAGGAAGTTTGTACGCAAAGGGGGAGAAGGGTGA
- a CDS encoding type II secretion system F family protein — MSVYLTAYLASFSTAYLIWIFLEKPSTVWVPKVKETSKVIKSYENLELLLKKSLILRFNGHPIPGWAFLVLCFFIGTMVGWQFKVWLNNPMAGVLLAGLSGYMVFHVLKIELRWNRERVVTRLPRLFLTLLNHHQATGNPVQSMAEVSDYMDEPLRSLTANIAGMIQSGVSVKEAVRLTQERVENRLFIEFLKDYGHIVEFGGDMASCIKAYVEEAIAQSNRAESYKTEMSANIMLGWIFLGITIGMFFYMTSTNPEMMNLLRTSNLGKWAVVAIIIVSTFSMYMTYRYARWEGEAQ, encoded by the coding sequence GTGAGTGTTTATTTAACAGCTTATCTTGCTTCTTTTTCTACGGCTTACTTAATTTGGATATTTCTAGAGAAGCCAAGCACTGTATGGGTTCCGAAGGTAAAAGAGACCTCTAAGGTAATAAAGAGCTACGAAAACCTAGAGTTATTGTTAAAAAAGTCTCTTATATTGCGTTTCAATGGCCATCCGATTCCCGGATGGGCTTTTTTAGTTTTATGTTTTTTTATAGGTACCATGGTAGGATGGCAATTTAAAGTTTGGCTTAATAACCCCATGGCAGGCGTTTTATTGGCAGGGCTTAGTGGATACATGGTTTTTCATGTTCTGAAAATAGAGTTGCGATGGAATAGAGAGCGTGTTGTGACTAGACTTCCAAGGCTTTTCTTAACACTTTTAAATCATCATCAAGCAACAGGCAATCCTGTACAATCGATGGCTGAAGTTTCAGATTACATGGATGAGCCATTAAGAAGCCTCACAGCAAATATCGCTGGTATGATTCAGTCTGGTGTAAGTGTAAAAGAAGCGGTTCGGCTGACACAAGAAAGAGTTGAGAACAGGCTTTTCATAGAGTTTCTAAAAGACTATGGACACATTGTAGAGTTCGGTGGTGATATGGCTTCTTGTATTAAAGCTTATGTAGAAGAAGCAATTGCTCAAAGTAACCGAGCAGAAAGCTATAAGACCGAAATGAGTGCCAACATAATGCTAGGATGGATTTTCCTTGGCATTACAATTGGTATGTTCTTTTACATGACCTCAACAAACCCTGAAATGATGAATTTACTAAGAACATCAAACCTGGGTAAATGGGCTGTTGTTGCTATTATCATCGTTTCAACATTTTCCATGTATATGACCTATCGATATGCACGATGGGAAGGTGAAGCTCAATAA
- a CDS encoding prepilin peptidase, translated as MITIKLVLFFIGLSAAAWIDRKTFTIPNWLTASMIAVGLFFGFFPDGSFFAEAGLVRMMESAIIFVLVLLPFLLGRAWLLPGGDGKLFIAITAFTGISFAVYAILAGLIVAVLEAVFIGWKRKMTIKELRQLQIPLAPSILMGVFFSMVFLK; from the coding sequence GTGATAACAATTAAGTTAGTTCTATTTTTTATTGGGCTTTCTGCGGCAGCATGGATAGATAGGAAGACATTTACAATACCCAATTGGCTCACTGCAAGTATGATTGCGGTGGGCCTCTTCTTTGGTTTTTTTCCAGATGGTTCATTTTTTGCAGAGGCAGGGTTGGTACGAATGATGGAGTCAGCGATCATATTCGTGTTAGTGCTTTTACCTTTTCTGCTGGGAAGGGCATGGTTACTACCGGGAGGTGACGGGAAGCTCTTTATTGCTATTACTGCTTTCACTGGTATATCTTTTGCTGTCTATGCAATTTTAGCTGGACTGATCGTGGCAGTTCTTGAAGCAGTGTTTATAGGTTGGAAAAGAAAGATGACAATTAAAGAACTAAGGCAATTGCAGATACCACTTGCCCCCTCAATTCTTATGGGTGTATTTTTTTCTATGGTTTTTCTCAAGTAG
- a CDS encoding TadE/TadG family type IV pilus assembly protein — protein sequence MLKTFWRNERGGGEALSFAAIAIILAFFVLAMVEPIHLSRTSDKINGLARYALVLAESQGELSSQALQDVRSRAVQLGLEVSELEIDFRAFHDDGTEKLKGERAEYGERIGVQLSYTKKYDRVTLTNFVLASESKTAKISSPAMYSVSTSHKR from the coding sequence ATGTTAAAAACCTTCTGGCGTAATGAACGTGGCGGTGGAGAAGCTCTATCTTTTGCAGCGATAGCTATCATTCTTGCTTTTTTCGTTTTGGCCATGGTAGAGCCTATTCATCTCAGCAGAACGAGCGACAAAATAAACGGCCTTGCTCGTTACGCTCTAGTTCTTGCTGAATCACAGGGAGAATTAAGCAGCCAAGCTTTACAGGACGTACGCTCTAGAGCAGTTCAATTAGGTCTTGAAGTAAGCGAATTAGAAATAGACTTTAGAGCTTTTCACGATGATGGAACGGAAAAACTTAAGGGCGAAAGGGCTGAATACGGGGAAAGGATCGGAGTTCAACTAAGTTACACAAAAAAGTATGACAGAGTAACACTAACAAATTTTGTTTTAGCTTCAGAGAGTAAGACTGCGAAAATTTCATCTCCAGCCATGTACAGCGTGTCAACAAGTCATAAAAGATAG
- a CDS encoding stalk domain-containing protein: MNFHRRIITGFLVATLLGAAIPISSVDAWPNEASKQDAIESGKRHEQLDSHLLWTPKYNPPNDGTEWAIWRLGDSIFVSDSTYVGNEDVAEAMRSAMDSHASNFGNFYPERELLVLNGKPWRTDEQRVKKAVETIRGFNNDPEPYLNGGWPTIPPEGKKQLNMHIGLRAVGIWTNNSANATYMDTSPARVGSGLFFPSTALRLLDADVSWNAQIGAVEVKAKGNEFLMEPDKVVAYVNGNLVSLPKMVIQDGRALLPVEMLEYIGFSYHWMHYIDDVGKASRRNYIERISIVN; this comes from the coding sequence ATGAATTTCCATAGGAGAATCATTACTGGCTTTCTTGTTGCAACGCTATTAGGAGCTGCCATTCCTATTTCTAGTGTAGATGCTTGGCCAAATGAAGCTTCCAAGCAAGACGCTATAGAATCAGGGAAAAGACATGAGCAACTTGATTCACATTTATTATGGACACCAAAGTATAATCCTCCAAATGACGGTACTGAATGGGCCATATGGAGGTTAGGTGATTCAATTTTTGTATCTGACTCTACCTACGTAGGCAATGAAGATGTTGCGGAAGCGATGCGTTCGGCAATGGATAGTCATGCTTCTAACTTTGGAAACTTTTATCCAGAGAGAGAACTGCTAGTTCTTAACGGAAAGCCATGGCGTACAGATGAGCAAAGGGTAAAAAAGGCTGTAGAAACAATTCGCGGTTTTAATAATGATCCAGAGCCATATCTAAATGGAGGGTGGCCTACTATTCCTCCTGAAGGAAAAAAGCAGCTAAATATGCATATTGGTCTTAGAGCTGTTGGAATTTGGACAAATAATAGTGCTAATGCGACTTATATGGATACTTCTCCTGCTAGAGTAGGTTCAGGCCTCTTTTTCCCTTCTACAGCACTGCGCCTGTTAGATGCAGATGTAAGTTGGAATGCACAAATAGGAGCTGTTGAAGTAAAAGCAAAAGGCAATGAATTTTTAATGGAGCCTGATAAAGTAGTCGCGTATGTAAACGGAAACCTGGTAAGTTTACCGAAGATGGTCATTCAAGATGGAAGAGCTTTGTTACCTGTTGAAATGTTGGAGTATATTGGATTTAGCTATCATTGGATGCACTATATTGATGATGTAGGAAAGGCAAGTAGACGTAATTATATTGAGCGAATTTCAATCGTCAATTAA
- a CDS encoding spore coat associated protein CotJA, protein MDRCKPPVCAPKPPVCAPPHRHRPDVLPDSPKLAEAYVLWQKYCPPFYSPTEALKKGTLFPDLYRPYIKDKHRKKC, encoded by the coding sequence ATGGATCGATGCAAACCGCCCGTTTGTGCTCCAAAGCCACCTGTCTGTGCGCCACCACATAGGCATAGACCCGATGTGTTGCCTGATTCTCCAAAGTTGGCAGAAGCTTATGTGTTGTGGCAGAAGTATTGTCCGCCCTTCTATTCTCCGACAGAGGCGTTGAAAAAAGGAACGCTTTTTCCTGACCTTTATCGTCCTTACATTAAAGATAAACATCGAAAAAAGTGTTAG
- a CDS encoding ParA family protein — MTNKIGLAIPWLEEFSLVFKEAHLDWTAGSQDSLRKILSSEKKDDCDILLLSSKLPGILGADELFEWAMQINCVKRVALLESDEDELASKLHKTGWEVLQNGITPIEKVTSLLGLHFKECIGNIVSVFTPAGSHTAVISMELAYQLNRRGNRTLLVDSGSGAEISRRLKWSEGKGLAYLISAYEGQGTITEQDIEQSLINWSGGVLIPGYSSLNDFNRLTEDFAIKFFKKAQEMFSSIVVDTSTIALLPFTFSALCSSTHIITPYRAKWVYEINNEQVKELNQVKKDIEEKVIPVAVNMEALSAKSERVVFDMARSDEPIEKWTGFGEPLLKRITVQEGGASFGAGITEGKSKRGLFSVFRSF; from the coding sequence ATGACCAATAAGATTGGATTAGCCATACCTTGGCTTGAAGAGTTTTCTCTAGTTTTTAAAGAAGCACACTTAGATTGGACAGCAGGAAGTCAGGATTCCTTAAGAAAGATCTTGTCTAGTGAAAAGAAAGATGATTGTGATATTTTATTGCTTTCAAGCAAGCTTCCAGGGATTTTGGGTGCTGATGAACTGTTTGAGTGGGCAATGCAAATTAACTGCGTGAAAAGAGTAGCCTTATTGGAGAGCGACGAAGATGAGCTTGCAAGCAAACTACATAAAACCGGGTGGGAAGTACTACAGAACGGCATCACACCAATAGAGAAAGTAACTTCTTTGCTCGGCTTACATTTCAAAGAATGCATAGGAAACATTGTGAGTGTATTTACTCCTGCTGGTTCTCATACAGCAGTTATTTCGATGGAGCTGGCTTATCAACTGAATCGAAGAGGAAACCGAACGTTATTGGTGGATAGTGGTAGCGGTGCGGAAATATCCAGGCGCTTAAAATGGAGCGAAGGCAAAGGATTGGCTTATCTTATATCTGCCTATGAGGGGCAAGGAACCATTACAGAACAAGATATTGAGCAATCTTTAATCAATTGGTCTGGGGGCGTACTCATTCCGGGGTACAGTAGTTTGAATGACTTTAATCGACTTACAGAAGATTTTGCTATCAAGTTCTTTAAAAAAGCTCAAGAAATGTTTTCGTCGATTGTGGTGGATACTTCGACAATAGCTCTCTTGCCGTTTACCTTTTCAGCACTTTGCTCATCTACTCATATTATTACACCTTATAGAGCGAAGTGGGTTTATGAAATCAACAATGAACAAGTAAAAGAGTTGAATCAGGTGAAGAAAGATATTGAGGAAAAAGTAATTCCTGTAGCTGTAAATATGGAAGCACTTTCGGCAAAGAGCGAAAGAGTTGTATTCGATATGGCCAGGTCAGATGAGCCGATAGAAAAGTGGACAGGATTTGGAGAGCCATTACTTAAAAGAATTACGGTTCAAGAAGGAGGTGCTAGTTTTGGCGCTGGTATCACTGAAGGAAAAAGTAAGCGTGGGTTATTCTCAGTATTTAGATCTTTCTAG
- a CDS encoding spore coat protein CotJB — MSQHHHHHHHHHQRDLLKRIMELDFVLLELNLFLDTHPEEQAALRDFARVSEEVKRLKLAYEQKYGLLTIYGYCPERYPWNWIETPWPWEIKY, encoded by the coding sequence ATGAGTCAACATCACCACCACCACCATCACCACCACCAGAGAGATCTATTAAAGCGCATTATGGAGCTTGATTTTGTCCTTCTGGAGCTAAATCTTTTTTTAGATACTCATCCTGAAGAGCAAGCGGCTTTACGTGATTTTGCTCGGGTTTCTGAGGAAGTAAAGCGGTTAAAGCTGGCCTATGAGCAGAAGTATGGCCTTTTGACGATTTATGGCTACTGCCCAGAGCGCTATCCCTGGAACTGGATTGAAACGCCTTGGCCCTGGGAGATAAAGTATTGA
- a CDS encoding HD-GYP domain-containing protein, producing the protein MLELQVNLLRNHDNLVECTLNNIYCPNRWLLFRKIRDWDTELFSHSLRVAAYSRFLVQELFNEDEETESIVTAGAFFHDIGKTTWPNKFSHKELTERDREIVRCHPTTGTYIVEELWPNVPIEILTIIQEHHERPNGQGYPTGKKVTNPLSLIVSAADIFAALTEPRRYRKVVYNAEAAAQELVRQGYSTKVAEVLEKEYESMIV; encoded by the coding sequence GTGTTAGAGCTGCAAGTCAACCTACTAAGAAACCATGACAATCTTGTTGAATGTACATTAAATAATATCTACTGTCCAAATCGTTGGTTATTGTTTCGTAAGATACGAGATTGGGATACAGAGCTATTTTCTCATTCTCTTCGAGTTGCGGCATACTCAAGATTTTTAGTCCAAGAACTTTTTAATGAGGATGAAGAAACCGAATCGATCGTGACAGCAGGAGCTTTTTTTCATGATATTGGAAAAACAACCTGGCCCAATAAATTTTCTCACAAAGAACTAACAGAGAGAGATCGTGAAATAGTGAGGTGTCATCCGACTACTGGAACTTATATAGTAGAAGAACTTTGGCCAAATGTCCCAATAGAGATTCTGACAATTATTCAAGAGCATCATGAACGACCCAATGGACAAGGCTATCCTACGGGTAAAAAGGTGACAAACCCACTATCTCTCATTGTTAGCGCAGCTGACATATTCGCTGCTTTGACAGAGCCAAGGCGGTATCGCAAAGTTGTTTATAATGCCGAGGCAGCGGCTCAAGAGCTAGTTCGGCAAGGTTACTCAACGAAAGTAGCAGAAGTTTTAGAAAAAGAATATGAGAGTATGATCGTTTAG